Genomic DNA from Anaerolineales bacterium:
TCATCGAGGGCCAGGTGCTTGTTGCCCCGCTCGTCCAAGATCGCCAGGTAGGCGCCGGTGTGTTCGCCGGGAACGGTCAGGCAGGCTTCGACGTTGATCCCGACTTCACGCGCCTGCGCTAGCAGCTGCTGGCCCTGCAGGTCGTCCCCGACGGCGGTGATCAAGGCGACTTCGCTGCCCAGGCGGGCAAGGTTCTCGGCGACATTCCGGGCGACGCCTCCGAGCGAGTACCGCAGCCTGCCGGGATTCGAAGTGCCGTAGGCCAGATCGCCGCCTGCCCGGCCGATGATGTCGAGCCCGGCAGAGCCGATGACCAGGATCGGCGCATCTTCGCGGAAGGTCAACATGTTTCCCCCAGGCGGGAACGGCCTGGCTGGGCTGAGTCAGCAGCCGATCCGGCGTCGAATGGGACAGGGAGCATGGTGCCGGGGACTCCTTTCGCGGCCAAACCTGGCGCGTACATTAAGTACTGAGCATCCGGGGCGAGTGACTGCCGGGCGGCCGCTCGGCAAGCCTCCGCCCGAGGCCGGCCAGCCAGCGGCGGATACCCTGAGCGACATTCTATCTCGAAGGGCGGACGCGGCCAACGTCGCGGCCGGCACCGGCGCGGTCCTTCGCCCGGAGATCGGGCTCCCGCCAGGGTATCGTATGGTGGCGGCGCGCTTGCCAAGCGACGTCTCTGGCACTACGCTTAGCCGGGGTCAGGGAGGGCATGAGGCATGGTGACTCGCCAATCGGAGCTGCTCCGGGTGTTGGGCCAGGTGGCGAACGAGCTCCCCCAACCGCATTGGGTGGCTTTGGTCGATAGCAACGGCCTGGTGATGTCGTGCGTGCCGACGGTGCCTCCCGTCCCGGTCGACACGATCGCCGCCATGACCGCCGCCCTGGCCCAAATCGGCCAGCGGTCCCTGACCGAACTCGAAGGCGGCCGCTTGCGGGTGGTGAGCGCCACCGGAGCCAAACGCCAGCAGGTCGTGGTCCTGCTCAAGGGCGAGCACTTGCTGTGCGTGGGGCTTGGGCCTGACGTCTCCACCCAGGCCACCTTCGCCCCGCTCAGCCGCTGGGTGCCGGAATTGCTGGAGGTGCTCGACCGTCGCTTTTCCTGACCGGATGTCTGGTGGCTTGCTCCGGTTGTCGAGGCGCTCGAGCCAACGACCCGGAAGAGCAATCGAGCTGTAGCGGCGGGGTTTGGGCGGTGCCCAAGCCCCGCCGGCGTTTGCCGGCAGGGTGCGCACTGGGCGGCAAGGACCGAGCTCTCCGCCGTTGGGCGAAAGCCGTCTGGGGGCGG
This window encodes:
- a CDS encoding roadblock/LC7 domain-containing protein; the protein is MVTRQSELLRVLGQVANELPQPHWVALVDSNGLVMSCVPTVPPVPVDTIAAMTAALAQIGQRSLTELEGGRLRVVSATGAKRQQVVVLLKGEHLLCVGLGPDVSTQATFAPLSRWVPELLEVLDRRFS